The Burkholderia mayonis genome window below encodes:
- a CDS encoding DNA polymerase III subunit delta': protein MIYPWQTDDWNRLQALRAHWPHALLLYGQAGIGKLAFAQHLAKGFLCEAPHERGEPCGACAACTWFEQGNHPDYRIVVPEALAGELPGAADEPKAADADEGGKKTKTPSKEIKIEQVRALVDFCGIASHRGGARVVVLYPAEALNVAAANALLKTLEEPSAGVVFLLVSARIDRLLPTIVSRCRQWPMTVPAPDAAAAWLAAQNVADANALLAEAGGAPLAALALASDENRPLRDWTLAQLAAGAACDPFACGETLQKLPVPVVLGWLQRWLYDLLAERAAGAPRYFPAQRAALARCAAALDANAFARFQKTVTRQRAVENHPLGARLVFEELFLGYRELFA from the coding sequence ATGATCTATCCGTGGCAGACCGACGACTGGAACCGCCTACAGGCGCTGCGCGCGCATTGGCCGCACGCGCTGCTGCTGTACGGCCAGGCGGGGATCGGCAAGCTCGCCTTCGCGCAGCATCTCGCGAAGGGTTTTCTGTGCGAGGCGCCGCATGAGCGCGGCGAGCCGTGCGGCGCGTGCGCCGCTTGCACGTGGTTCGAGCAGGGCAATCATCCCGATTACCGGATCGTCGTGCCGGAGGCGCTCGCGGGCGAGCTGCCGGGCGCGGCCGACGAGCCGAAGGCCGCCGACGCCGACGAAGGCGGCAAGAAGACCAAGACGCCCAGCAAGGAAATCAAGATCGAGCAGGTGCGCGCGCTCGTCGACTTCTGCGGGATCGCGTCGCATCGCGGCGGCGCGCGCGTCGTCGTGCTGTATCCGGCCGAGGCGCTCAACGTCGCGGCCGCGAACGCGCTGCTGAAGACGCTCGAGGAGCCGTCCGCGGGCGTCGTGTTCCTGCTCGTGTCCGCGCGCATCGACCGGCTGCTGCCGACGATCGTGAGCCGCTGCCGCCAGTGGCCGATGACGGTGCCCGCGCCCGACGCGGCCGCGGCCTGGCTCGCGGCGCAGAACGTCGCCGATGCGAATGCGCTGCTCGCCGAAGCGGGCGGCGCGCCGCTCGCCGCGCTCGCGCTCGCGAGCGACGAGAACCGGCCGCTGCGCGACTGGACGCTCGCGCAGCTCGCGGCGGGCGCCGCGTGCGATCCGTTCGCGTGCGGCGAGACGCTGCAGAAGCTGCCCGTGCCTGTCGTGCTCGGCTGGCTGCAGCGCTGGCTGTATGATCTGCTCGCCGAGCGCGCGGCGGGCGCGCCGCGCTACTTCCCCGCGCAGCGGGCGGCGCTCGCGCGCTGCGCGGCGGCGCTCGACGCGAACGCGTTCGCGCGCTTCCAGAAGACGGTCACGCGGCAGCGCGCGGTGGAGAACCATCCGCTCGGCGCGCGCCTCGTGTTCGAAGAGCTGTTTCTCGGCTACCGCGAGCTGTTCGCGTAG
- a CDS encoding GNAT family N-acetyltransferase: MTQLAYRDATPDDLSDIVAIYNSTVASRRVTADTEPVTVDSRRAWFDAHNPHARPLWVVEEAGRVIAWLSFSDFYGRPAYGHTAEISIYLDETARGKGLGGKLLELALAKAPELGVHTALGFIFGHNEPSLRLFARHGFSTWGTLPRVAVLDGVERDLVIVGRRLVDA; encoded by the coding sequence ATGACTCAGCTTGCCTACCGCGACGCCACGCCCGACGATCTGTCCGATATCGTCGCGATCTACAATTCGACGGTCGCGTCGCGCCGGGTGACGGCCGATACCGAGCCCGTGACGGTCGACAGCCGCCGCGCATGGTTCGACGCGCACAATCCGCACGCGCGGCCGCTGTGGGTCGTCGAGGAAGCGGGGCGGGTGATCGCGTGGCTGAGCTTCTCCGATTTCTACGGCCGTCCCGCATACGGCCACACGGCGGAGATCAGCATCTATCTCGACGAGACCGCGCGCGGCAAGGGGCTCGGCGGCAAGCTGCTCGAACTCGCGCTCGCGAAGGCGCCCGAGCTCGGCGTCCACACGGCGCTCGGCTTCATCTTCGGTCATAACGAGCCGAGCCTGCGGCTCTTCGCGCGCCACGGCTTTTCGACCTGGGGCACGCTGCCGCGCGTCGCGGTGCTCGACGGCGTCGAGCGCGATCTCGTGATCGTCGGCAGGCGGCTCGTCGACGCGTAA
- a CDS encoding TatD family hydrolase, producing the protein MFVDSHCHINFEGLADRLPQVLDNMREHGVTHALCVSVDLETLPSVLAIARDHDNVFASVGVHPDHEDAKEPTLAELVELAAHPKVVAIGETGLDYYRLDGRSIADMEWQRQRFRTHIRAAHATGKPLIVHTRASSEDTLRIMAEERASVPGGVMHCFTEPWPVAEAALAQNFHISLSGIVTFKNATDVQDVARRVPLDRLLIETDSPYLAPVPYRGKPNEPAYVSYVGRFIAAQRGMTDEALAAATSRNFFRLFKIARAGDASPVNQG; encoded by the coding sequence ATGTTCGTCGATTCTCACTGTCACATCAATTTCGAAGGGCTCGCCGACCGTCTGCCGCAAGTGCTCGACAACATGCGCGAGCACGGCGTCACGCACGCGCTCTGCGTGTCGGTCGATCTCGAGACGCTGCCGTCGGTGCTCGCGATCGCGCGCGATCACGACAACGTCTTCGCGTCGGTCGGCGTGCATCCGGATCACGAGGACGCGAAGGAGCCGACGCTCGCCGAGCTCGTCGAGCTCGCCGCGCATCCGAAGGTCGTCGCGATCGGCGAGACGGGTCTCGACTACTACCGTCTCGACGGCCGTTCGATCGCCGACATGGAATGGCAGCGCCAGCGCTTTCGCACGCACATCCGCGCCGCGCACGCGACGGGCAAGCCGCTCATCGTTCATACGCGCGCGTCGTCGGAAGACACGCTGCGGATCATGGCCGAGGAGCGCGCGAGCGTGCCGGGCGGCGTGATGCACTGCTTCACCGAGCCGTGGCCCGTCGCCGAAGCGGCGCTCGCGCAGAACTTCCACATCTCGCTCTCCGGCATCGTCACGTTCAAGAACGCGACCGACGTGCAGGACGTCGCGCGGCGCGTGCCGCTCGACCGTCTGCTGATCGAGACCGATTCGCCGTACCTTGCGCCCGTGCCGTATCGCGGCAAGCCGAATGAACCTGCGTACGTCAGTTATGTCGGACGCTTTATCGCGGCGCAACGCGGGATGACCGACGAGGCGCTCGCCGCCGCGACGTCGCGGAACTTTTTCCGGCTGTTCAAGATCGCCCGCGCGGGCGACGCCAGCCCAGTCAACCAGGGGTAG
- a CDS encoding ankyrin repeat domain-containing protein, whose amino-acid sequence MKSIKYLSKQCAMGAVLRTLAVAGGLGVLAAASAHAESLDGIVKAVKFDDIKDISKQLKNGLDPNTIAPNGDPLIVVAAREKSDQVAAALAAAPNVDLDKEDKAGENALMLAALNGDLPLVKLLVDKGAEVSKKGWAPLHYAATNGNDDVVKYLLDKSAYIDAASPNGTTPLMMAARGNHGPTVTLLLDQGADPALKNQLGITALDFAKHYNAPDATAILSKRTVRIGDAPAPNAQKSAK is encoded by the coding sequence ATGAAGTCGATCAAATACTTGTCGAAACAGTGCGCGATGGGTGCCGTGCTGCGCACGCTCGCGGTCGCGGGCGGGCTCGGCGTGCTCGCGGCGGCGTCCGCGCACGCGGAGTCGCTCGACGGGATCGTGAAGGCCGTCAAGTTCGACGACATCAAGGACATCTCGAAACAACTGAAGAACGGCCTCGACCCGAACACGATTGCGCCGAACGGCGATCCGCTCATCGTGGTCGCCGCGCGCGAGAAGTCCGATCAGGTCGCCGCCGCGCTCGCCGCTGCGCCGAACGTCGATCTCGACAAGGAAGACAAGGCGGGCGAGAACGCGCTGATGCTCGCCGCGCTGAACGGCGATCTGCCGCTCGTGAAGCTGCTCGTCGACAAGGGCGCCGAAGTGAGCAAGAAGGGCTGGGCGCCGCTCCATTACGCGGCGACGAACGGCAACGACGACGTCGTCAAGTACCTGCTCGACAAGTCCGCGTACATCGACGCCGCGTCGCCGAACGGTACGACGCCGCTGATGATGGCCGCGCGCGGCAACCACGGCCCGACCGTCACGCTGCTGCTCGACCAGGGCGCCGATCCCGCGCTGAAAAACCAGCTCGGCATCACCGCGCTCGACTTCGCGAAGCACTACAACGCGCCGGACGCGACCGCGATCCTGTCGAAGCGCACGGTGCGCATCGGCGACGCGCCAGCGCCGAACGCGCAAAAGAGTGCAAAATAA
- a CDS encoding Rap1a/Tai family immunity protein: MLRAMFCAAAFAVPLTAAAFTAGDLDKLCAKTDVKSRASCAAYIEGAADGVYNTIDAIGGTTGPRVGQYFCLPPDIKAQQMTDAVRKYIAENPKLADYNASTAVSLGLGKAFPCRSY; the protein is encoded by the coding sequence ATGTTGCGGGCTATGTTTTGTGCCGCCGCGTTCGCCGTGCCGCTGACAGCGGCCGCCTTTACGGCCGGCGACCTCGACAAGCTGTGCGCGAAGACCGACGTCAAATCGCGGGCATCGTGCGCGGCGTACATCGAAGGCGCGGCGGACGGCGTCTACAACACGATCGACGCGATCGGCGGCACGACCGGGCCGCGCGTCGGCCAGTACTTCTGCCTGCCGCCCGACATCAAGGCGCAGCAGATGACCGACGCGGTGCGCAAGTACATCGCGGAGAATCCGAAGCTCGCCGACTACAACGCGAGCACGGCAGTGTCGCTCGGGCTCGGCAAGGCGTTTCCCTGCCGCAGCTATTGA
- a CDS encoding mechanosensitive ion channel family protein gives MMTIDDLWRIADAPLHTWLGTLVVSALVVLVVAGIHRIGARIVVPIARPYPFMSVIVSYVDRPSLVLLSFLALEFLWLQVADALPHAAGLRTLAAVGTIVSLTWLLMRLAAAVGDAIIRAHPIDTSDNLEARRIHTQTRVLARTVMVLIVVIGTGAALMTFPNVRQVGASLLASAGVAGLVAGIAARPVLGNLIAGLQIALSQPIRLDDVVIIQGEWGRIEEITGTYVSVRLWDQRRLVVPLQWFIENPFQNWTRSSAELIGTVFLYVDYRLPLDPLRAELARIVAAAPEWDGRVQVLQVTDATERSMQLRALVSARDSSLAWDLRCRVREGLVAFINAHYPHCLPRERAEWTTPGAAAREPQPGERVLEPAASTAAFTAADPTASETSAPRAP, from the coding sequence ATGATGACGATCGACGACCTGTGGCGCATTGCCGATGCGCCGCTTCATACCTGGCTCGGCACGCTCGTCGTGTCGGCGCTCGTGGTGCTCGTGGTCGCGGGCATTCACCGGATCGGCGCGCGCATCGTAGTGCCGATCGCGCGGCCTTATCCGTTCATGAGCGTGATCGTGTCGTACGTCGACCGGCCGTCGCTCGTCCTGCTGTCGTTCCTTGCGCTCGAATTCCTGTGGCTGCAGGTCGCCGACGCGCTGCCGCACGCGGCCGGGCTGCGCACGCTCGCCGCGGTCGGCACGATCGTGTCGCTGACGTGGCTGCTGATGCGGCTCGCCGCCGCGGTCGGCGACGCGATCATCCGCGCGCATCCGATCGATACGTCTGACAACCTGGAGGCGCGGCGCATCCACACGCAAACCCGCGTGCTCGCGCGGACCGTGATGGTGCTGATCGTGGTCATCGGCACGGGCGCCGCGCTGATGACGTTCCCGAACGTGCGGCAGGTCGGCGCGAGCCTGCTCGCATCGGCGGGCGTCGCGGGCCTCGTCGCCGGCATCGCCGCGCGCCCGGTGCTCGGCAACCTGATCGCCGGGCTGCAGATCGCGCTGTCGCAGCCGATCCGGCTCGACGACGTCGTCATCATCCAGGGCGAGTGGGGGCGCATCGAGGAAATCACGGGCACTTACGTATCGGTGCGCCTGTGGGACCAGCGGCGGCTCGTCGTGCCGCTGCAGTGGTTCATCGAGAATCCTTTTCAGAACTGGACGCGCAGCAGCGCCGAGCTGATCGGCACGGTGTTCCTGTACGTCGACTACCGGTTGCCGCTCGATCCGCTGCGCGCGGAGCTTGCGCGGATCGTCGCCGCCGCGCCCGAATGGGACGGCCGCGTGCAGGTGCTGCAGGTGACCGACGCGACCGAGCGCTCGATGCAGTTGCGCGCGCTCGTCAGCGCGCGCGATTCGTCGCTCGCGTGGGATTTGCGCTGCCGCGTGCGCGAGGGGCTCGTCGCGTTCATCAACGCGCACTATCCGCATTGCCTGCCGCGCGAGCGCGCCGAATGGACGACGCCCGGCGCGGCCGCGCGCGAGCCGCAGCCGGGTGAGCGCGTACTCGAACCGGCCGCGAGCACCGCGGCGTTTACCGCGGCCGATCCGACGGCGTCGGAGACCAGCGCGCCGCGCGCGCCGTAA
- a CDS encoding AAA family ATPase, with protein sequence MPHLTALAIANYRSLRELIVPLATLNVITGPNGSGKSSLYRALRLLADTAQGRVIPSLAREGGLPSTLWAGPERFSRGMLTGEMPVTGTVRSEPVSLKLGFACDDFGYAIDLGLPPPNGETEFGLDPVVKRECIWAGAMPRPSTLLVDRRGAQLRTRDEAGDWQAVPQPVASFDSMMTEFSDPRGAPEMIAVRERIRSWRFYDHFRTDALAPARLPQVGTHTPVLSDDGGDLAAALQTIYEIGAAAALDAAIDDAFPGARIEIDNPGKRGRFEVLMRQPGLLRPLRAAELSDGTLRYLLLVAALLTPRPPALLVLNEPETSLHPDLLPALGRLIAQAAERSQVIVVSHAARLVASLEREPRSHSIVLEKELGATRIVDADALDRPAWKWPAR encoded by the coding sequence ATGCCGCATCTCACCGCACTCGCCATCGCCAATTACCGATCGCTGCGCGAACTCATCGTGCCGCTCGCGACGCTCAACGTGATCACCGGGCCGAACGGCAGCGGCAAGTCGAGCCTGTATCGCGCGCTGCGCCTGCTCGCGGATACCGCGCAAGGCCGCGTGATTCCGTCGCTTGCGCGCGAGGGCGGGCTGCCGTCGACGCTGTGGGCGGGGCCCGAGCGCTTCTCCCGCGGGATGCTGACGGGTGAGATGCCGGTGACGGGCACGGTCCGCAGCGAGCCGGTGAGCCTGAAGCTCGGCTTCGCGTGCGACGACTTCGGCTACGCGATCGACCTCGGGCTGCCGCCGCCGAACGGCGAGACCGAGTTCGGGCTCGATCCGGTCGTCAAGCGCGAGTGCATCTGGGCCGGGGCGATGCCGCGGCCGTCGACGCTCCTCGTCGACCGGCGCGGTGCGCAGCTTCGCACGCGCGACGAAGCGGGCGACTGGCAGGCCGTGCCGCAGCCCGTCGCGAGCTTCGACAGCATGATGACCGAGTTCTCGGACCCGCGCGGCGCGCCGGAGATGATCGCGGTGCGCGAGCGGATTCGCTCGTGGCGCTTCTACGATCATTTCCGCACCGACGCGCTCGCGCCCGCGCGGCTTCCCCAGGTCGGCACGCATACGCCGGTGCTGTCCGACGACGGCGGCGATCTGGCGGCCGCGCTGCAGACGATCTACGAGATCGGCGCGGCCGCGGCGCTCGATGCGGCGATCGACGACGCGTTTCCCGGCGCACGGATCGAGATCGACAATCCCGGCAAGCGCGGCCGCTTCGAGGTGCTGATGCGGCAGCCGGGGCTGTTGCGGCCGCTGCGCGCGGCCGAGTTGTCGGACGGCACACTGCGTTATCTGCTGCTCGTCGCGGCGCTCTTGACGCCGCGTCCGCCGGCGCTTCTCGTGCTGAACGAACCGGAGACGAGCCTGCATCCGGATTTGCTGCCCGCGCTCGGCCGGCTGATCGCGCAGGCGGCCGAGCGTTCGCAGGTGATCGTCGTGTCGCATGCGGCGCGTCTCGTCGCGTCGCTCGAACGCGAGCCGCGCAGCCATTCGATCGTGCTCGAGAAAGAGCTGGGCGCGACGCGGATCGTCGATGCGGATGCGCTCGACCGGCCGGCGTGGAAGTGGCCGGCGCGGTGA